Part of the Elgaria multicarinata webbii isolate HBS135686 ecotype San Diego chromosome 5, rElgMul1.1.pri, whole genome shotgun sequence genome, GAGCAGCAGTGATTTCCAAAGCTGGTGGCAGTAATCAGCACCAATCACATTGCACTAGCGGGAAtgactgctagcacaacaggaagctagtgcttgATAGCCCAGCCCCAGAAACTAACTCAACCTAGTGCTTTCAGAACAGGACCCATCAGTAGAGCTCCCTTGTTTGGGCTAAGTGCTACTTGTACTGTCAACTGTGCatgggcagtgttggatactaccTGAAAAGTTGGGTTTCCATGCAATTCACACTTAAATACTTTTCATGAAATGTACACTGGCTGCCTTGCAGGGTCTAACTGCACCACTAGATATATTACTGCTCCCTGTCCTTGTGCAAGTGCATACATTTTCTCTATATGTGTATGCACATGGTTCCTCCTCCACAGAAGTACACTATTAACAAGAGCacattttttcttcctcctcctcccgaaTTTCCCCTTTACCCTTGCCATAAATTAAAGCAACCTAGGTTCTACTTAGAACAGTATTTTGCTTCTCCCACACCCTTTCTCTTTATTGATACTTGAATTCCCTGATTCAAGTCAGTGAATTCAACGATGACAAGCACACTATAGGCCCATAGCTTGTCCCACTGATTATAGTGATTGGCTGTTCCCATTGACCATGTAGCATATACAATAAAGCTCTCCGAAGTGGAGCTACATTTTAACCACACTGATATTTTCAAAGAGAGCTCTTAAAAAGCAGCATGTACCCGGGAGATTGGGAACAATGTCAGAAATGCTCCTATCCTGCATGGCTTATGCGAAGAAATTTAGATTTGCTGTAGAAACACTTACAATTGCTCAACAAAAATGTTTCAAGAAGGAACAGCAGTGATATAAAACTGTCATTTTGTCCAAGAAACCAATGTCAATCGCAACATATTAGAATGTTTTTAACTGTGGCATTTTTATCCTGGCGTTTATCTTGAAAGTATCTTTAGTTAGGGTGGGTGCATATAAAACCTAAAACTGATTACAATGTAGAACCCATTCTAAAACCCTCAATTTTCATCTTTTAAACCTTATTATAATCCTTCAGGCAGACACTGTAACTGCAATATGAGTTATGTAAAGAAAACCCAATTAATTTTCAAAAACAAATAGTTCCAAGCCAATGTGTTTAAGATTTAAGACTATTACTTAAATTGCCTAGCTGTCATTCAATAAAACTTCTGTTCATTTTGAAGAGAGGATATTCATACACTTAACTTTCGAAGAAACTGAAATAAGGCATACAGCTTTAATGAAACAAAACACGACAATTTGTACATTCTCACCTCACATTCCTGTTCTCTGGCAGAACATGATTCACTATCACCCTCTGTATCAGTTTCAGAATCGTCTTCCAAATTAATCACACAGGAATAAGGGCATTGTTCTGGTTGTTGTTCTGGCACACAATCACCACTATTAATCTCGGTACTGTGTTCAGTACTGAGGTTACTGATGAAGGGGCAACTGACAGAACTCAAAGTAGTGAAAGTTCTTTGAGGGCCATGCTCAGGACTGTCACTAATCCTGATACCTAACCAAGGACACTCCGTTTTCTTTTCTGAACAGCCTTGCTCTGAAAATTCTTTAGCTGGGGCAGGAGACAAGTTTACTTGACACACTGTATCTGTGTTGTAAACATCACTCCAAAACCCTTTTGCTAGTTGTTCTGCTATCTCTCTCTCCACACTGCTGCGATTGCAAGGTAAAGTACTATTCACATTTTCTTGGTCACACAAGTGAGATTTCGAGGGTGGGCTCTCTTCAGTGATTTCGTTGATTGGTTTGCAATTTCCAGCTTCTGTAACAATGTcattttttcctgctatctctgcaTTGCTCTGTGTACCAGTCAAATTGCAATACTGATCATATGCATTTAAGAAAGAATAAACTCCATGTGTGGCAACAGGTGAATTATGGGGGGTGAAAGCAGAATCCAATTTCTCTGCAGAAACTTCAGTGCTTTGGAATACAGAAGCTGTCTCTTTCAAGAACGTCTCCTTCCCATCCTCTTCCATTTCTACCTGAGCATCTTCACATTTTGAGACTGGATGCACAGCTGCACATTCAAGAGATGTTCGTATAGCACCACTAGTATTTGATTCAGTCTGATGAATAGATGCAGCAGATGTTACCTGAATGTCTTTAATACCGGAGTTGGACTCCACAACAGAGACTTTATCACTCCCTAAATACTTCCTGTATTTAGGGCATAGGGACTCTAAAATCTGACCCCTTTCTGATACAGACTCAAATGTTTGATTAGCATTTTCTTGCAGAAGTGATGCTTCTGAATGTTGTTCATCTTTGCAGGCCCCCAATTGAGCTTTTTGAATGCATTCATTTTGTGACATTTCATCTACATCATCTATATCTAAATCCCCATCATCAGCAACACCTATTTTACGGTCCTCTTTCTGACAACGTGGTCTGCAACATTTATTTTTCAGGTATTCCCGTCGGCCTGGTTTATTGTCCAGAAACTTGAATTTGAGAAACTGAAAGCAAGATTCCTCGATATCATGTACTCCCAAAAACTCTGCACACTTGCAAACTTCAGCCACATTGTCTTTGTCTAAAATTAGTTTAGAAGTATATGCAAATTGAAGCAAAGGATCAAAGCCCTTTAGTGTAACCTGTTGTGAGAAATGggagagaagaaatagaaatattgaacttacacacacaaatatacatgTATTTAATTTAATTCCTCCTGTCTAGCAAAATGGACTATTAAGTTATGATTAAAATGCTTGTAAATAACCATGACTAGGTTTAGGCTTAGGTGTAGGCTTTTTTACCTCAACTAATTTATGTGATGAAGCAGTTTTCCCAGCACAAAAAGGCCAGACACACTTATGGTGAAAAATGCCAGGATTCCGAAACTAGGAAATATAAGAAGGGTGTCCTTCTGCCAACAGAACAGACATCACTGGCAGATCAaattcccccttctcccccccacacctaaACTATTCTGGAGGGTTGAGGGACCCCTCCAGAGCAGAGTTGGGGGCAtacaggaggaaaaggaggaaggttAACTGTTCATGGAGCAGAGATTTAGCCCATACAGTTTAGTGGCTGGGTATGTGTGGGGAACTGCTGGGATTCGCCATCTCCTCAAGGCTCCAAAACGCTGCAagaaacagaccaggaaaatTCAACAGTCTGGCTGGCTGGGCCAAAATGCTGCAGCTTATCAAGCAGGGTGGGACTAAGCCAGTTGAAAAGGCAGAGCATGGAGGGCATGGAAGGAAAAGCGGAATCAGGAGTGATTGAAGAGGCTGGAGGAAGAGGCAAGTGATAAAATCATTGCCTAGTAGAGGGACATAaaaacagaaaggcagagaagagaTGTGCAAAGGACCTCCGGAAGAAAAGAAACCTCAGTTGGAAGATGGGAGGACCAAGTAGAGATGGGCAAACAAGATTAATTATGGCCAGTCACTGCAGAAACCCAGGAAGAGGGATTTGCTCTTTAGCTGCAGAAATGGAGGAAGAGGGATCTGCTCTGACCACCTCTGATAGCTACTTCCCTTGACACCAGAAATTCTATGCTGAACTTCACTTATCTACAGGGTCGAGGGCAAGCAATGACAAGCTTTGGGCTTTAAAGTGGTTATCAGAGAAACATGAGGTGGAAAAGTTAGAAAAGTGGAGGCTCTTTATTCCCCAGACCAAGGGCATACAGTATGTTTATCTCATCCCTCAGCCAGTGGTGAGAGACAGAACTTTTTGTCCTGAAAGGGTAGTACTTGGGAGGAACCGGGAGGTGTTGACTGACACGATATAACTAGCAGTACTCAATAAAGTAAactttttgaaatggtcagaagacttattcaataaagatattcattcattcattcattcattcattcaataaaGTTAACTTATTGCATCTAGCTGTTACTTGAGCATAGTGTCTTAACGGAGATTATGGAAGATGAGTGCTTCAACATGCCCCTCCCCAGGAAGACATGAATAGTATGGTATTTGAGCCACAGCTTCTCAGAATAAAAAATATATGGGCCAATTGACCAGAGATCTAACTGAATATAAAGCcagctttaaaatgtttatatacagATTGATTCATCTCTAAAATGAGACAGGATGGCATAATCTAGCCTACTAAGAAAGGATATAAAGCAGGTCACATTGTAGTAGTTGCTAATGTATTACATTTAGATCCCGCCTCTTAAATGGAACTCAAGATGGCATACAAAGTACTCCCAGGtagtctcccatccaagcactgaccagaacCAGACTAGTTTTACTTCAGTATTAAGcaaggtggataaaaatcaatgatattaaaaaaaatagattttttaaatttaaatcaattttaatttaaattggattttattaataaaatgctttttgaggaaaaatctatctaaagatagttttctatttaggATACATTAtggtccaaaggttattcatcatgaaataaggattagtttttaattatgtagcatgaggctgtttaattttttccGTAAATGAACTCCATTAATCctttcacaatgtcatgctcttccagaggtttctgtaagattatttttctccttccaataaagtacagcaggaAAGTTGTCAAAATATGagtgattaacctattaaactggagatagttcacctcgcaataatttcataattatctatgatgtgtttctaatagcataaccaaatcagtatttttttgatataactgttaaactaatctgaaaagttgctattctaaaaatgaaaccttcatctggttgtaaatattaagattataccagcaagaatgagtctttggttaCTCTAAGTTGTGTAAAATACAGCGAgtaagagtgcacttttggggggggggggaagttacatgattaaatcgagtctttctgagtagtgacttAAATcaaactgatttaaatcaaatctacCCTGATATTAAGTACCCTGATATCATGCCCATCTAAACCTAACGTTTTGACAAGAAGTTTAAGTAAATACAATTGGAATTAATAGATTTTAAGATGTACACATACTACCATGTGCTAAGATGCAATCTATGGATACATATAGTGTAGgcagtgctgactccaggtttttgagggcctgtgggcaagacaccctcaatgcccccccctccttcagtgagcccaccttctcactgccattgccaccagctgctattgctcctcatcctctatTTCATTTTTACTACCAAATTCTTGTTGACAGGCAGAAGAAAACCTAGTGAGCAAGTTGGcactggcatctactgctcctgctTTTCACTACCTCTATCGTTGGAATAATAATTTCCACTGCTTTGTCTAGGTTATGTGTCTTGTGAAGAAGGGTGGCTACCATATACAAGAAAACATGGGCAAAAAAATCAGATAGGTTCATGTTTCCTCAGTGTATTAGTTAAAAGGATACAATGTGATGAAGATTATTACATTTGTTTTAGGAATTCTGGGTTAAAACCTTTTTCTCCTTTTATGGCAAGAGGAAGAAAGTTTTATACCAAGGAGTGTCAAAAATGAAAATTCAAGTGTAAGAAATTAGAGGAAGTACATGTAAAACAACTTCTCATTACATAGCATGAGAAGTTATTTTCATCAGTTTCAGAATTAATGCAACTGTGGTTATTATAGAGAACTGATTACATGGCGGTTTTGGAATTACAGACGTTTCATTTTAACTCTTATTTATCAACTCAGATCCTAAAGATATCACTAGTAAACCTATATGACTTTAGTAGGAAAAGACACTAGTGCTATTAGCCCTTCTCCTTAATTCTGctggtggagaaggctgctatTTGCTTGGAGGAAATGATGCATGGGTTCAGCGGCACTTATTATATTCTTGATGACTAGTATAAATAGGTTTCAGCTACTATGCCCACACATAATTTATAGATGGCTGCTAATGGTGTTATCCATAATACTGTGTGGATGGGAAAAAATTAACATGAAGTTAGCACTGGCAGATACGATGGCTTGCATAGGGTGCAATGTGAACAGCAGAGGAACTTACCTCTTCAGGTAAAATAATGATAAGATCTGGATCCAACTGACCCACAATTCTTGAATGGAAATAGATGCTGCAGGCAGCAAGGACAGAGCGATGGGCTCGAAATCGCTGATCTTCCACTAAGATGGTAACATCACAAAAAAGATCTTGCTTTCTCTGTTCATCAAGACTAAGCAGAACATTGGCACTGTGTACCGAGGACTCGTATGCAAAAACCACATTGTTCCTTTCGCTTAAAGGCATTCTGTATCACAAGTATTGATAAAGGTCTCAGAGGGGAACATGCTTCTAGTCTTCACACCTGAGAtacatgcaaaaaagaaaagaaaagaaacaaaaattctTAAGTAGAATGAGTTTTATGACAccgcatttattatggcatacatTTTCTGGGACTAGAGTCAactttagtagtagtagtatgtcATAGTAAATTGTGTTAGTCTTTCGTGGCTACTCCTCAAACACTTAGAAGGAAGACTCAGATTTCAGAGATATCTGCATTTCAAACGCCCTGCTGAGCTGCTGCCAGCAGCAGGGTGAGAGAAGAGACAGAGGCAATTTTCGCCATTTTCTCCTcactttaaattgtttttttctccAGACAGGCTTTTGAGCCTGTCTAGAGACGGCATGTGGGCCGGGGttgagctggagctggagagaTCATTGGAtcctcatatcctggcctctcctcaccTGTCCTACCAGAACTCCCCATTTTCCTTCCCTCAGAAGCTGCACTGGCAACCTCGGAAAGCAGCCAGCAGAGTTTTCTCCATAGAGGTTGCAAGGAGGTGGGGGAAGGCAAtcagaacgcccccccccccccgagtctaCCCCCTGGGACACTCTCTCCATGATACAGAATGCTATAAAGTGAAATAAATTAACACCAAAAAAATAAACTCTTTGAAGATACTGTCGTCAGAAAACAAAGTTGTCAAAAGTCAATAAACACATTTTATAGACATCTAAATGGCCTAGGCCCACCATCTTCATTACTGCTATTTAGGTGCCAGGCAAAAATATTTCTCTTTTCCCAAACATTAAGCACTGTTAACATTAGCATTTTTTATTTAGAGCAGTTGAGTGTTACTATTTTAGTTTGATCTATTAGTTTAtatactttgttttattttctcttaattgcacttttgtttcttaatactttgttagccaccttgagagcaTAAATTTATGGTGAAGTGTGGAATATTCTGCTGTTTTAACAGCTTATGTTTGTATCTATTTTGTTATAACCTTTGGCTGAATCATACTTCTGGAAGCAGTATTTCTAGATTGCTTTAAATCTTAAGAccaaggtgtgttttttaattactaccaccaccacccccaaaaggtGAGCAGAAAACTCTTCATAATGATTAAAGGTAGTTGTCATTGTGTCTAAGGCCAAAAATGTGTAAGGAGAACTATGAAAATTGTGGGGGCGAGCAGGAGTTGTAAACATGGAAGATGCAGATCTAAGTTCATCTACCTGTACTCCTTACCAAACTTTCATTTGGCATatgacagaacatttataaatTCAgagttaaaatgtttttaattactaGCTTTCTATCATCTCAGCAATGTGTTGGTTTGAAAAGTGCTACAATTGAATAATTTTTAGCTTAGGTTCGTGGTTGTGGTAGACAGATTTTTTACGAACTCTAGCCATCTATCTCCAATTTTAGAACTGGCAACCTCCATTCATATCTTTCTAACTTCAGGAGTATATTAGTCTAACATGCTCTACATGGGTTGACTCTGATTACTATGCACAagtttcagctggtgcaaaagaTAGCGGCACACCTCTAGAGCTGCGTCATCAACAGCATGATGACACCAAACTTGAGGTTATTTTTATCTGTTTATACATAACtttaattgtgtattttattttgctgATTTTACATACCCTAGAAATGGGAcagatttaaaacataaaaataaaataatatttaatgtTATGACATTCTATAGAGAAGGGGTAGTAAAGTACCCAATACCTTTTATTAGGATCACATTTCTTTTTCAACTCAAATAAATAAGAAGCATGAGTTAATTACACTGTAATACAGAGAGCCCCTTTACAGAAACTAATCTGGGCAAGTAACTTTTTAAGCTTGGAGGGATACATGGCAAACTGCAAGTAAAATTTGGGAAAGCAAGTTAAATCTTCCATTGTGGCAACAAATTTCCCTGCACAATTATCTGGATCATGGTGGAAATGTTTGTACATGGCTAGGGAAACTTTTTACAaacaagggctgcattcccttgaTGAGAAGTGGTTGAGAGCCACATACCAGCTGTGAGAGGGGCCAAAGCCAAAAATGTGTGGAGGGGGCTTTATCTCTTTCTCTACCATACCACAaccttcctcaagctggtgccctccatatggatttcaactgccatcagcccc contains:
- the BACH1 gene encoding transcription regulator protein BACH1; this translates as MPLSERNNVVFAYESSVHSANVLLSLDEQRKQDLFCDVTILVEDQRFRAHRSVLAACSIYFHSRIVGQLDPDLIIILPEEVTLKGFDPLLQFAYTSKLILDKDNVAEVCKCAEFLGVHDIEESCFQFLKFKFLDNKPGRREYLKNKCCRPRCQKEDRKIGVADDGDLDIDDVDEMSQNECIQKAQLGACKDEQHSEASLLQENANQTFESVSERGQILESLCPKYRKYLGSDKVSVVESNSGIKDIQVTSAASIHQTESNTSGAIRTSLECAAVHPVSKCEDAQVEMEEDGKETFLKETASVFQSTEVSAEKLDSAFTPHNSPVATHGVYSFLNAYDQYCNLTGTQSNAEIAGKNDIVTEAGNCKPINEITEESPPSKSHLCDQENVNSTLPCNRSSVEREIAEQLAKGFWSDVYNTDTVCQVNLSPAPAKEFSEQGCSEKKTECPWLGIRISDSPEHGPQRTFTTLSSVSCPFISNLSTEHSTEINSGDCVPEQQPEQCPYSCVINLEDDSETDTEGDSESCSAREQECEVKLPFNPQKITSLSRNDFQSFLKMHKLSPEELDCIHDIRRRSKNRIAAQRCRKRKLDCIQNLESEIEKLQNEKENLLKEKDHILSTLVETKQNLTGLCQQVCKEAALSNEQIQILAKYSTSDCPLSFLIPEREQPAHSDVMSAVPLCVEFSTGLSVVSANEQSSSYQHIKVACDTGYDQAQELCPVPVRISEKTLCLEQCVQSGGGITDFCQQMTDKCTTDE